A window of the Henckelia pumila isolate YLH828 chromosome 3, ASM3356847v2, whole genome shotgun sequence genome harbors these coding sequences:
- the LOC140887686 gene encoding basic leucine zipper 43-like, translating into MQQGELSELEYLFPPNSTCFQPYFCMINNDNMVPANHFHPFSKPLHQLNINPQVQEFNPQSTCLSSNNSTSDEAEEQQFSIINERKQRRMISNRESARRSRMRKQRHLDELWSQVVWLRNENHQLIDKLNHVSEDHDRVVQENVQLKEETLELRQTITNMQLRSPYSSLIEELRADPCNDLP; encoded by the coding sequence ATGCAACAGGGAGAACTCTCCGAGCTTGAATATCTTTTTCCTCCAAACTCGACTTGTTTCCAACCCTATTTCTGCATGATCAATAATGACAATATGGTACCAGCAAACCATTTTCACCCATTTTCCAAACCGTTACATCAACTCAACATAAACCCACAAGTTCAAGAATTTAATCCTCAATCTACATGTTTAAGCAGCAATAACTCGACTTCTGATGAAGCAGAGGAGCAACAATTTAGCATCATAAATGAGAGGAAACAGAGAAGAATGATTTCTAACCGAGAATCTGCACGTAGATCACGCATGCGAAAGCAGAGGCACTTGGACGAGCTTTGGTCACAAGTCGTTTGGCTTCGTAATGAGAATCACCAACTCATTGATAAACTGAACCATGTGTCAGAGGATCACGATCGAGTGGTTCAAGAAAACGTTCAGCTGAAGGAAGAAACCTTAGAGCTTCGTCAAACGATTACTAATATGCAGCTTAGGAGTCCATATTCTAGCCTGATTGAAGAGCTTCGCGCTGATCCTTGCAATGATTTACCTTAA